A window of the Arachis duranensis cultivar V14167 chromosome 5, aradu.V14167.gnm2.J7QH, whole genome shotgun sequence genome harbors these coding sequences:
- the LOC107491357 gene encoding TORTIFOLIA1-like protein 3 — MHRSKPTSNPNTTLKHRVLTCLTKLSDRDTHSLAVTELHAIVRTLDQRTLPLFLSCILHTTDPTDTTPLRKQCLRLLTTLSESHGNALSPYLPKILTNLVRRFRDPDSSVRTACTDSVRSLSVHVRCQSFSVFLRPLSEALFTEQEPNAQAAAAACLSSAVEASPDPDSARLAKLLPRLQKLLKLDGFKAKAAVLQLIRSIVGAGGASGAVSGLVPCLLEAIGSTNWAARKAAAEVLEKLAVVERNSLSEFKAGCLKVIENRRFDKVKLVREAMNRTIEAWKQVPDVSDEFSPPPHSQYSSKENVSSECYPQVSQNSCSPGSVMTRFRRISASVSRSTPPDRSSAINAKKTSTLSSTKRMSSSVSRKLNNKNWDVQVVVSSDPFNSRVDQGDLQQRDEVVLERSRKDEKGRFFKSEIRRGLFENNSDDKKMHKYSGSKAGSRVVPFSEDSQDSETGGNVTKDLHKSDKQNEDLSLIRSQLLQIEKQQSSLLDLLQNFIGRSESGMRSLETRVQGLEFALDEISYDLAVSSGRMSKPGAPRYACCLLPGSEILSAKFWKRTHSRYSSSQLSRSDGTQLFAAVPHRDDMNAETELRSHRLRLHSDGGSFITNPLAEINTNSKKISGFARAEPN; from the exons ATGCACCGCTCTAAACCAACCTCCAACCCCAACACCACACTGAAGCACAGGGTGCTGACATGCCTCACCAAGCTCTCCGACCGCGACACCCACTCCCTTGCCGTTACCGAGCTCCACGCCATCGTCCGTACGCTCGACCAACGCACcctccctctcttcctctcctgCATTCTTCACACAACCGACCCCACCGACACCACTCCACTCCGCAAGCAGTGCCTCCGACTCCTCACCACTCTCTCCGAATCCCACGGAAACGCCCTCTCCCCTTACCTCCCCAAGATTTTAACCAACCTCGTCCGCCGTTTCCGCGACCCGGACTCCTCCGTCCGAACTGCCTGTACGGATTCCGTTAGGTCCCTCTCCGTCCACGTCAGATGCCAATCGTTTTCCGTTTTCTTGAGACCGTTGTCGGAGGCGCTCTTCACCGAGCAGGAGCCCAACGCGCAGGCAGCTGCAGCGGCGTGTTTGTCGTCGGCAGTCGAGGCTTCGCCTGATCCGGACTCTGCCAGGCTCGCGAAGCTACTTCCGAGGCTCCAGAAGCTTCTCAAGTTGGACGGGTTTAAGGCAAAGGCCGCGGTGCTACAGCTTATCCGGAGCATTGTCGGTGCCGGGGGCGCTTCCGGCGCGGTGAGTGGGTTGGTGCCTTGCTTGTTGGAGGCGATCGGCAGTACGAACTGGGCAGCCAGGAAAGCCGCGGCGGAGGTGCTGGAGAAGCTGGCGGTGGTGGAGAGGAACTCTCTGTCTGAGTTTAAGGCGGGGTGCTTGAAAGTCATTGAGAATCGCCGGTTCGACAAG GTGAAGTTAGTTAGGGAAGCTATGAATCGGACAATAGAGGCGTGGAAACAGGTTCCTGATGTCTCGGATGAATTCTCTCCCCCTCCTCACTCGCAGTATTCTTCAAAAG AGAATGTGAGCAGTGAGTGTTATCCTCAGGTGTCTCAGAATTCGTGTAGTCCTGGTTCAGTGATGACTAGGTTCAGGAGGATATCAGCGTCTGTTAGTAGATCAACTCCTCCAGATCGATCTTCTGCTATAAATGCTAAGAAGACAAGCACTTTAAGTAGCACCAAAAGAATGAGTTCAAGTGTTTCGCGTAAACTGAACAATAAGAATTGGGACGTTCAAGTTGTTGTCTCAAGTGATCCCTTCAATTCCAGGGTTGATCAGGGTGATCTTCAGCAAAGGGATGAAGTTGTGTTGGAAAGAAGCAGAAAGGATGAAAAGGGTAGATTTTTTAAGTCAGAAATTAGACGGGGCCTGTTTGAGAACAATTCGGATGACAAGAAGATGCATAAATACAGTGGGTCTAAAGCTGGATCTCGTGTGGTTCCATTTTCTGAAGATAGTCAAGATTCTGAAACTGGTGGTAATGTGACTAAAGATCTCCATAAGAGTGACAAACAGAATGAGGATTTATCATTGATCCGTAGCCAGTTACTTCAAATTGAGAAGCAACAGTCAAGCTTACTTGATCTTCTTCAG AATTTCATTGGGAGATCCGAGAGTGGAATGCGTTCTCTGGAGACTCGTGTGCAAGGCCTTGAGTTTGCGTTGGATGAGATCTCTTATGATTTGGCCGTATCAAGTGGAAGAATGTCTAAACCTGGTGCTCCTAGGTATGCATGTTGCTTGCTACCAGGTTCTGAAATTTTAAGCGCTAAGTTCTGGAAGAGAACACACAGCCGGTATTCGTCCTCCCAGTTATCTAGATCTGACGGCACCCAATTGTTTGCCGCCGTCCCCCACCGAGATGACATGAATGCTGAAACTGAGTTGAGAAGCCATAGACTCAGGCTTCATAGCGATGGAGGAAGCTTCATAACCAATCCTCTAGCAGAGATTAATACTAATTCCAAGAAGATATCTGGTTTTGCAAGAGCAGAGCCAAATTAA
- the LOC107491356 gene encoding polynucleotide 5'-hydroxyl-kinase NOL9, translating into MRSNESPLTEIYIPGEWSDAVEFIVSKWSPPPIVLICGAKNCGKTTFSRHLMNVMLQNGMCSYAKVAYLDTDVGQPEFTPPGFLSLTIVDKVTSDLTTPCLKTPERCLYFGDVSSKRDPSTYLNYVFSIFDYYRREYYMFDEEDNSPGTLVPLIVNTPGWVKGIGYDILVDMLKHICPTQVVKIGISSTNKNLPAGEFWLDREHDGTIDLIEIKSARQDSFNRSVLVQKDAHLLRDLRIMAYFRQCFPGDSDISTIKELANSLASHCPYEVPIASIKIRHLHCEVRSSEIFYSLNASIVGLAVDSEEPEGLPWCLGLGIVRGIDTVRGVLYVITPVPHSSLERVNLLLQGYIQIPTCLLQVYGCISPYMTANALTTS; encoded by the exons ATGAGATCGAATGAGAGCCCTTTGACGGAGATATACATACCAGGAGAATGGTCGGATGCGGTGGAGTTTATCGTGTCAAAGTGGAGCCCTCCTCCTATTGTTTTGATTTGCGGTGCCAAGAATTGTGGGAAGACAACATTTTCCCGCCATCTCATGAATGTGATGTTGCAGAATGGCATGTGTTCCTACGCCAAGGTTGCTTACCTTGACACCGATGTCGGCCAGCCTGAGTTCACTCCTCCTGGTTTTCTCTCTCTCACCATTGTTGACAAAGTCACTTCAG ATTTGACAACTCCATGCCTGAAAACACCGGAGAG GTGCCTTTATTTTGGTGATGTGTCTTCTAAAAGAGATCCATCAACATACTtaaattatgtattttccaTATTTGATTACTACCGGAGGGAGTATTAcatgtttgatgaagaagacaatTCTCCTGGGACTCTGGTGCCTCTTATCGTGAACACTCCTGGCTGGGTGAAAG GCATTGGTTATGACATATTGGTGGATATGCTGAAACATATTTGCCCCACACAAGTTGTTAAGATAGGCATATCCTCCACAAATAAGAATTTGCCTGCTGGAGAATTCTGGTTAGATAGGGAACATGATGGAACAATTGACTTAATCGAGATAAAGTCAGCTCGGCAAGACTCATTCAATAGATC GGTGCTTGTTCAAAAGGATGCACATCTCTTGCGTGATTTACGAATAATGGCTTATTTTAGACAGTGCTTCCCTGGTGATTCAGATATTTCTACTATCAAAGAACTTGCAAATTCCTTGGCCTCTCACTGCCCTTATGAAGTTCCCATTGCAAGCATAAAGATTCGACATCTTCATTGTGAG GTCCGAAGCTCTGAAATATTCTACAGTTTGAATGCTAGTATTGTTGGCTTAGCAGTTGATTCTGAAGAACCTGAAGGTTTACCTTGGTGTCTTGGTCTTG GGATTGTGAGGGGAATTGACACAGTCAGAGGTGTGCTCTATGTGATTACACCTGTGCCGCATAGTTCTCTAGAAAGGGTCAACCTCCTCCTACAGGGTTATATACAAATTCCTACCTGTTTATTGCAA